One segment of Atribacterota bacterium DNA contains the following:
- a CDS encoding TolC family protein: protein MERFMKFVGVGVVILILLGLVSVWASETISLNQAVDMGLSRSSAFKVATFTLMQNEVTYKQSKANLLLQPSILSELEIENVWRNANRNFEVQKSAIALRVEELYYNQLKAERTLVLSQENLKRAEKQLENIQTKFSLGTVAKIDLLKSELEVENARLEVKRAEKNLHIAQAELASYLVGDTKKVFTLSTQLTFEPLDLDLERCIAYALANRPEIKTREEALSLSRKAVEVTRAPYYPSLEVEKARASLQLAEVQLEDTRNAIVLEVERKFVNFVAALDSVPVAQKSQEIARENLNVAQARFDAGVLTVVDLLSAQNNLYEAESNYLNAIFNYNMSKAQLYQALGINVAEREKYTQDLLKEKPKPKTEETPTKQ, encoded by the coding sequence ATGGAACGTTTCATGAAGTTTGTCGGTGTTGGTGTTGTCATTCTGATTCTTCTTGGTTTGGTTTCGGTTTGGGCTTCTGAGACCATTTCACTCAACCAGGCTGTGGACATGGGGCTCTCAAGGAGCAGTGCTTTCAAGGTGGCCACTTTCACTCTGATGCAAAACGAAGTAACCTATAAACAGAGTAAAGCTAATCTCCTTCTTCAACCTTCCATTCTCTCAGAGTTGGAAATTGAAAATGTCTGGCGCAACGCGAATCGCAATTTCGAGGTGCAGAAGAGCGCGATTGCGCTCAGGGTGGAAGAGCTCTACTATAACCAGCTCAAGGCCGAGAGAACCCTTGTGCTTTCCCAGGAAAATCTTAAACGGGCCGAAAAACAGTTAGAGAATATCCAGACCAAATTTTCCCTGGGAACGGTGGCCAAAATCGACCTGTTAAAGAGTGAACTGGAAGTTGAGAATGCTCGTCTTGAAGTAAAAAGGGCTGAAAAGAACCTGCACATTGCCCAGGCTGAGCTTGCTTCCTATCTTGTGGGGGATACCAAAAAGGTGTTTACCCTTTCTACCCAACTTACGTTTGAACCCCTTGACCTTGATCTGGAACGTTGCATTGCGTATGCCCTCGCCAACCGTCCGGAAATTAAAACCAGAGAAGAGGCCCTTTCTTTAAGTCGGAAAGCGGTTGAAGTCACCCGTGCGCCGTACTATCCGTCTTTGGAGGTGGAAAAAGCCCGTGCTTCCCTGCAACTTGCCGAAGTTCAGCTTGAAGACACTCGCAATGCTATTGTCCTGGAGGTGGAACGGAAGTTTGTGAACTTCGTTGCTGCTCTTGATAGCGTCCCCGTGGCCCAGAAAAGCCAGGAAATTGCCCGAGAAAACCTGAACGTAGCTCAGGCTCGCTTTGATGCCGGGGTGCTGACCGTGGTGGACCTCCTTTCTGCCCAGAATAACCTCTACGAAGCTGAAAGCAATTACCTAAATGCCATTTTCAACTACAACATGAGTAAAGCTCAGCTCTATCAGGCTCTGGGTATCAACGTGGCTGAACGCGAAAAGTATACGCAAGACCTTCTCAAAGAGAAACCAAAACCCAAAACAGAGGAAACCCCTACCAAGCAGTAA
- a CDS encoding ABC transporter permease — translation MNVSESFRTAAFNLMANKLRSFLTMLGIIIGIAAVVTMTGLGQGMRSQVIGEISSLGSNLLTVIPGRARQTPWGAVRTRGSFNVLKYRYLEELINMRIPGVKAITAEMSVPKTVVYARQSTTVNVTGTTPDYFTIRNFNLQYGRLFNGYDLFYTQKVAVLGATVARDLFGDNLPSALGKTIRIGNTNFTVIGVLESKTVMGQDLGSQVFVPLSSHRQYLSGSNYLQGIIVQTTTQENLGTVVDIIADFFSRKIGDREQFDILNQADILKTINTVTGSITLFLAAITGISLLVGGIGVMNIMLVSVVERTREIGLRKAIGAKPRDILFQFVIEAAILTLSGGVVGVILGMVMGKVGGRLSGWTFTISPGAVSLALAISFMVGFFFGIYPARRASRLNPIVALRYE, via the coding sequence GTGAATGTCTCTGAAAGTTTTCGAACAGCTGCCTTTAACCTGATGGCCAATAAGCTCCGTTCTTTTTTGACCATGTTGGGGATCATCATCGGTATCGCTGCGGTGGTGACCATGACTGGGCTTGGACAGGGGATGCGCAGCCAGGTGATCGGTGAGATCAGTAGCCTGGGGTCCAATCTCCTTACCGTCATTCCCGGTCGGGCTCGCCAGACTCCCTGGGGGGCGGTCCGGACCCGGGGTTCTTTTAATGTGCTCAAATATCGCTATCTGGAAGAACTCATCAACATGAGGATTCCTGGAGTGAAAGCGATTACCGCTGAAATGAGCGTTCCCAAAACGGTGGTTTACGCTCGGCAGAGCACCACCGTGAATGTGACGGGTACAACGCCAGACTACTTTACCATTCGTAATTTCAACCTGCAGTATGGTCGGCTTTTCAATGGATATGACCTGTTCTATACCCAGAAAGTGGCGGTTCTGGGCGCTACGGTGGCCAGAGACCTTTTCGGTGACAACTTGCCTTCGGCTTTGGGAAAGACGATTCGTATCGGAAATACCAATTTCACCGTTATTGGGGTTTTGGAGTCCAAAACGGTCATGGGTCAGGACTTGGGTAGCCAGGTTTTTGTGCCTCTTTCGTCGCACCGACAGTATTTGAGCGGTTCGAATTATCTGCAGGGTATCATCGTGCAGACAACGACCCAGGAAAATCTGGGAACGGTGGTCGATATCATAGCTGACTTTTTTAGCCGTAAGATTGGGGACCGAGAACAATTCGATATCCTCAACCAGGCCGATATCCTCAAGACCATTAACACCGTGACGGGAAGCATCACCCTGTTTTTGGCGGCTATCACTGGGATATCACTTCTTGTGGGTGGCATAGGAGTGATGAACATTATGCTGGTATCCGTGGTGGAGAGGACCAGAGAGATTGGCTTACGTAAGGCCATTGGGGCGAAACCGAGGGATATTCTCTTCCAGTTTGTGATTGAGGCGGCCATTTTGACCTTAAGTGGCGGCGTGGTAGGGGTTATTCTGGGAATGGTCATGGGCAAAGTTGGGGGGCGCCTTTCGGGCTGGACTTTTACCATTTCCCCAGGCGCAGTCAGCCTTGCTTTGGCCATTTCCTTTATGGTGGGGTTCTTCTTCGGTATTTATCCTGCTCGGCGGGCCAGCAGGCTCAATCCCATTGTGGCTTTGCGCTACGAGTAG
- a CDS encoding ABC transporter ATP-binding protein — protein MVENHHVIVTRDLYKVYRMGDQEVWALNGVNLEVAPGEFAAIMGPSGSGKTTLTNLLGCLDTPTRGQYYLDGEEVSRLRENQLAEIRNRKIGFVFQNFNLLPRLTAFQNVELPLLYAEVPPKKRRERVRELLAMVGLESRMHHRPNQLSGGQNQRVAIARALVNDPSIILADEPTGNLDTLTGEEIMAIFQKLNQMGKTILLITHERDIALHAKHVFHLRDGQLIRVEEVQDPLRAEERIEAIKTQREGGERVSECL, from the coding sequence ATGGTTGAAAACCATCATGTCATCGTGACAAGGGACCTGTATAAGGTGTACCGGATGGGTGATCAGGAAGTATGGGCTCTGAATGGCGTGAATTTAGAGGTCGCCCCAGGGGAATTTGCAGCCATAATGGGTCCTTCTGGTTCAGGGAAAACCACCCTCACCAACCTTCTGGGTTGCCTTGATACGCCGACCCGCGGGCAGTACTACCTGGATGGCGAAGAAGTTTCTCGGCTGCGAGAAAATCAACTGGCTGAAATCCGCAACCGGAAAATCGGTTTTGTTTTCCAGAACTTTAACCTTTTACCCCGTCTTACCGCCTTTCAAAATGTGGAACTTCCGCTTCTTTACGCTGAGGTGCCTCCGAAGAAACGTCGAGAACGAGTGAGGGAACTTCTGGCTATGGTGGGTTTGGAGTCGCGCATGCACCACCGGCCAAATCAACTTTCGGGAGGGCAAAACCAGCGGGTGGCGATTGCCCGGGCTCTGGTCAACGACCCTTCCATTATTCTAGCCGATGAACCGACTGGTAACCTGGATACCCTCACCGGTGAGGAAATCATGGCCATTTTTCAGAAGCTCAACCAGATGGGGAAGACCATTCTCCTCATCACCCATGAACGGGATATCGCGTTGCATGCCAAACATGTCTTTCATTTGCGGGATGGACAACTCATCCGGGTGGAAGAGGTGCAGGATCCTCTGCGGGCAGAAGAGCGTATTGAGGCCATCAAGACCCAGAGGGAAGGGGGGGAAAGGGTCAGTGAATGTCTCTGA